A window of Castanea sativa cultivar Marrone di Chiusa Pesio chromosome 1, ASM4071231v1 contains these coding sequences:
- the LOC142629993 gene encoding uncharacterized protein LOC142629993, which produces MTTALNKFISRSADRCRPFFQLLHKWKGFEWNEECALAFQQLKECLSRPPIMSQPKEEEVLFAYIVVASHAVNLVLVRVENGVQRPVYYVSKSLHEAKVRYLPLEKAILVVVHITRKLPHYFQAHTVWGLDIVGPFPKAVGNQRWLLVGTNYFKKWVEAEPLSNIRDLDAKKFVWKNIVTQFGIPYTLISDNRLQFDSKAFRRYCCELGIRNTYSTLVYPQGNEQAEPINKVIVNGLKKMLDEAKGR; this is translated from the exons ATGACTACAGCCTTGAATAAATTTATCTCTCGGTCTGCAGATaggtgtaggcctttcttccagcttttgcacaagtggaaagggtttgagTGGAATGAAGAATGCGCCCTAGCCTTTCAACAGTTGAAGGAATGTCTGTCtaggccacccattatgtcccAACCCAAGGAGGAAGAGGTCTTGTTTGCCTACATTGTTGTGGCTTCTCATGCAGTCAATTTGGTGTTGGTGAGGGTAGAAAACGGAGTACAGCGGCCAGTctattatgtgagcaagtcatTGCACGAAGCAAAAGTTCGTTATTTACCTTTGGAGAAGGCTATCTTAGTCGTGGTTCATATTACACGGAAACTCCCTCActattttcaagctcatacaGTG tggggcttggatattgttGGACCATTTCCTAAGGCTGTGGGAAACCAAAGATGGCTTCTAGTTGGAACTAATTATTTCAAgaaatgggtggaagctgaaCCATTATCCAATATTAGGGATCTggatgcaaagaagtttgtGTGGAAAAACATAGTTACTCAGTTTGGGATTCCTTACACCCTCATCTCGGATAAtaggcttcagtttgatagtaaagcctTTAGGAGATACTGCTGTGAGTTAGGCATTAGAAATACGTATTCAACTCTAGTTTATCCACAAGGAAATGAGCAAGCTGAACCaattaacaaagtcatagtgaATGGgcttaaaaaaatgttagacgAAGCAAAGGGTAGGTAG